One Cystobacter ferrugineus genomic window, GGCCGGTGCTGGACAACGCACCGAGCCCGGAGGAGTTCGGCACACGGCTCGAGGATCACCCGCCGCTGAGCAGCTTCCTGGGGCTGCCCTTCCACTCGCCCACGGAGATGGTGGGCATGGTGGGCCTGGCCAACCGGCCGGGGGGCTTCGACACCGGGGTCATCACCTTCCTGCGGCCCGTGCTGGCCACGTGCTGCGCCATCCTCCAGGGCCTACGCAACGAGCAGCGGCGCCGGCGGGCCGAGGACGCGCAACGGCGCTCGGCGGAGAGCTTCCGCCTGCTCATCGAGCGCTCGCCGGACGCCATCTTCATCCATCGCCGTGGCATGCTGCTCTTCGCCAACTCGGCCGCGGTGCGGCTGCTGGGGTACACGAGCGGTGAGCAGCTCCGGGGCCGTGAGCTCGAGGCGTTCGTGCAGTCCGGGGGCGAGGCGATGCTGCACGAGTCCCCCGGGGGCAATGGGCTGCTCGAGGTGCGCTTCCGCCATTGCCAGGGCCACGAGGTGGTGGGCGAGGTGGTGACGTTGTCGCTCGTGTTCGACGGGCGGCCCGCGGTGGTGTGCATCGCGCGCGACATGACCGAGCGCCGCCAGGTGCAGCAGAAGCTGCGCGCCACCGAGCGCATGGTGTCCCTGGGCACGCTGGCGGCGGGCGTGGCGCATGAAATCAACAACCCCTTGTCCTATCTGCTGAGCAACCTGCACTTCGTGGACGACGAGCTGTCGGCCATGGCCGAGGCGGGCGAGCCGCTGGGGAGCGCGCGGGGAGGGGAGCTGCGCGAGGCGCTCAAGGAGGCGCTGTCGGGCAGCCTGCGGGTGCGCGACATCGTGCGCGACTTGAAGACGTTCTCGCGCGACACCGAGGATCAACGCGGCTGGGTGGACGTGCGGGGCGTGCTCGACTCCTGCGTGAACATCGCATGGAGTGAGATTCGCCACCGGGCGCGGCTGGAGAAGGACTACGGCGAGGTGCCGCTGGTGGAGGCCAACGAGTCCCGGCTGGCGCAGATCTTCCTCAACCTGCTCGTCAACGCGGCGCAGGCGATTCCGCACGGGGATGTGCGGGCGAATGAGATCCGCGTCTCCACGCACCACGAGGGTGAGCAGGTGGTGGTGGCGGTGCGGGACACGGGGGCGGGCATCTCCGAGGAGAACCTCCGCCGGCTGTTCGAGCCGTTCTTCACGACCAAGCCGGTGGGCGTGGGCACGGGGCTGGGATTGTCCATCTGCCATGGCATCGTCACGGGCATGGGCGGACGCATCACCGTGGACAGCAAGCTCGGCGAGGGCACCACGTTCCGGGTGTTCCTGCCCATCAAGCGCCCCGCGGGCGTGTCCGCGTAGGCGGCGGGTTTCTCCGCGAGATTGTGATCAAGAGCAAATCGACTGCTACCAAGAGTGCATGAGGAGTAGGCTCCCGTCCAAACTGAGCCATATCCGGCGTGAGGATGGCGGCAAGGGCCGGCACTGCTCTAAAGAATGCTTGACTAAGTATCTAGATTGTCTCGAGTTGCAGAAGGCAAATGCCCTGGAGTTTTCCGCCACAAACGATGCAGTCGAGTGGTTGAAGCGAAACCGGAAGGAAGTCCTTGTCGGCTCGATCGTCATCATCGCAGGTGCCGCAAATTCGGAACAGCACGAGGCGCTCAGGAACTCAAGAATCGCACTTCATTTCATCCTGGAGCGGAACGAGGCAGGGGCGTTCGAGGAGTTCTTCAAGAACTTCAATAATAAGGACTCCTTTACTCCGGTTCTCTCTTTCTCGACGAAGGAAGAGGCCGACGCCTGGCTTGAAGCACACCCCGCTCCACCCCATGGAGCTTTCGTCGGGGTAGGGCAGTTGCGCTACCATGTTGCCTACGCGCGCGAACTCAAGCACCGCAAGTTGCTGCCTCTCCCCACTCAGGAAGAGTGGGCACGGATGGAGGAGGAGCCCGAGCAAG contains:
- a CDS encoding ATP-binding protein; translated protein: MVEPANGHERVSGRMERPGHPGTPDEGEPVETQRDGAPTAEQSLRASNLLLHALTEVQTEFIQGHDTHQLFDKLLLVLLKLTHSEYGFIGEVLFTPEGTPFLRTRAVTHVAWTDTLREFYLREVSTGLEFPHLQKLFGAVMVSGRPVLDNAPSPEEFGTRLEDHPPLSSFLGLPFHSPTEMVGMVGLANRPGGFDTGVITFLRPVLATCCAILQGLRNEQRRRRAEDAQRRSAESFRLLIERSPDAIFIHRRGMLLFANSAAVRLLGYTSGEQLRGRELEAFVQSGGEAMLHESPGGNGLLEVRFRHCQGHEVVGEVVTLSLVFDGRPAVVCIARDMTERRQVQQKLRATERMVSLGTLAAGVAHEINNPLSYLLSNLHFVDDELSAMAEAGEPLGSARGGELREALKEALSGSLRVRDIVRDLKTFSRDTEDQRGWVDVRGVLDSCVNIAWSEIRHRARLEKDYGEVPLVEANESRLAQIFLNLLVNAAQAIPHGDVRANEIRVSTHHEGEQVVVAVRDTGAGISEENLRRLFEPFFTTKPVGVGTGLGLSICHGIVTGMGGRITVDSKLGEGTTFRVFLPIKRPAGVSA